Within Deinococcus actinosclerus, the genomic segment TTCGCGCCGCCGATGATCACCACGTACGGCCGCTCGGCGCCGTCGAGCAGCTTGCCCAGCGCGTCCACCTCGGTCTGGAGGAGCGTCCCGGCCGCGTGGGGCAGCTGCGCCGCCACGCCGCTCACGCTGCTGTGCGCGCGGTGGGCGCTGCCGAAGGCGTCCAGAACGAACGCGTCGCCCAGGCGGGCCAGCCTGCCGTTCAGGCCCTCTTCGTTCTTCTCCTCACCGGCGCTGAAGCGCACGTTCTCCAGCAGCGCCACCGCGCCCTCGGGCAGCGCCTTTACGGCGGCCAGGGTCTCGTCGCTGTCGGCGGTCCCGGCGATGAACGTCACGGGGCGGCCCAGCACCTTCTCCAGCACGGGCGCCACCGGCTTCAGGGAGTACTTCTCCTCGGGGCCGTTCTTCGGGCGGCCGAAGTGGCTCATCAGGATCACGTTGCGCGCGCCCGCGTCCAGCAGGGCGCTGATGGTGGGGAGGCTGGCGGTGACGCGCGTGTCGTCCTGCACCACGCCATCCTTGACGGGAACGTTGTAATCCACGCGCACCAGCACGCGCTTACCCTGCACATCCAGCTGACTGAGGTTCTGCATGTCGTCTCTCCGGGGAAAAAGGTGATGGTTGATAGAGGATGGACGGGCCACCTCTCTATCAACCATCAGGGGATGGCGGTCAGCCTTTCTGCTGAACCAGCTGCACGAGGTCGGCGATGCGGTTGCTGTAGCCCCACTCGTTGTCGTACCAGCTGAAGAACTTCACGAGGCTGCCCATCGCCATGGTCAGGCCGCCGTCGATGATGGCGCTGTGGGGGTCGCCCACGATGTCGCTGAGCACGATGGGGTCTTCGGTGTAGGCGATGATGCCCTTGTGGCTGCCCTCGGCGGCCTTGCGGAATACGTCGTTGACTTCCTGGGCGGTCACGTCACGCTTGAGGATCACGACGACGTCGCTGATGCTGCCCGTGGGGGTGGGCACGCGCAGGCTGGTGCCGTCGAACTTGCCCTTCAGCGCGGGGTACACCTGCGACACGGCCTTGGCGGCGCCGGTGCTGGTGGGGATGATGTTCACGGCGGCGGCGCGGGCGCGCCGGAGGTCGCTGTGCGGCAGGTCCAGCACGCGCTGGTCGTTCGTGTAGGAGTGCACGGTGGTCATGATGGCCTTCTCGATGCCGAAGGCTTCATCGATGAGCTTCATGGGCGCGCCGAGGCTGTTGGTGGTGCAGCTGGCGTTGCTGATGATGTTGTGCTGCGCGGGGTCGTAGTCCTGCTCGTTGACGCCCAGCACGACGCTGATGTCCTCGCCCTTGGCGGGCGCGGTGATGATGACCTTCTTGGCGCCGCCCTGGATGTGCTTGCCCGCGCCGTCACGGCTGGTGAAGATACCGGTGGATTCGATGACGATGTCCACGCCCATCTCGCCCCACTTGATGTTGGCGGGGTCGCGTTCGGCCAGCGCGTGGATCTTCTTGCCGTTCACGGTTAGGGAGGTGTCGTCGTACTCGACGGTGCCGTCGAACTTGCCGGCGGTGCTGTCGTACTTCAGGAGGGTGGCGAGCGTCTTGTTGTCGGTCAGGTCGTTGATGGCGACCACTTCAACGCCGCGAGCTTCCAGAACACGGAACACCAGACGGCCGATGCGGCCGAAGCCGTTAATCCCTACTTTCATGCTGTGCCTCCAGTCGTGAGGGCCGCCCCCTGTGCTGGGGCGGATGACCTCGCATGTCGCAGTGTAACGCGGGTCTCCGGATCGGCGGTTCGTGTCACCTGTACACCAAAGCATTCGTGAACCGAGTCCAAAAAAAAGGGGGCGGCCACAGCCACCCCATCCTCACGGCATTCCCAGGGCCTTACCCGGCGTTCAGCACGAACGCCACGTCCACCGTCACCGAATCGCTACTGCCCGGGTAACGCACGTCGAAATCGAAGGGATTGAACTTGAACTGAGTACTCACGTTCACCTTCCCCCCCTGCAACGTCGCCTTGACCGGCACGCTGACGCTCTTCGACGTGCCCTTCACGGTCAGGGTACCGGACGCCGTGGTGGACAGCGTCTGGCCCTCGACGAGTTTCCCGCCGGTCAGTTTCTCCAGTTTGAAGGTCGCGTTCGGGAACTTCGCGGTGTTCAGCGCCTCCGCGCCCTTGGCGTGCGTGTCCCGCAGACCGATCCCGGTCTTCAGGTTCACGACCGGGACCGTCACGCTGCCGGTCGTCGCCGCGAGATTCGCCGGATCGAGCTCCACGCTGGCGGTCACGCCCGCGATGCTGCCCCGCACCGGAATGAAGCGCACCGTGTGCGTGAAGCTGGCGGTGCCGTCCGCCGCGCGGTAGGAGGCCGCCGGCGCAGGCCCCCCCAGGGTCGAGGTGACGGCAGCCGCCCAGATCAGTGCCCGTTGCATGCCCTGATGGTGCGGCACGCAGGTGAATACTTGGTGAAACGATCAATTTTCCGCCCCGGTCTCCCGGCCGCCGCGCGCCTTTATGCGCGGGCGCGCAAGGGTTCTGTCACCCCCGGCTCCCTACGCTGCGCTCAGATCCGCTGCGTTCCTCACGCCGCACCCCGGAGGTTCCACCCATGCGCTGCACCCTCACCCTGCTCGCCGTCCTGACCGCCACGCACGCCAGCGCCGCCCAGACCACCGTCCACCTCCAGCTGGGCGTCACCGCCGTCTGTGAGCTGCGCAGCGTCACCCCCACCACCGTGGCGCTGCGCTGCACCCGGGACTACCAGCCCGGCGACCTGCGCAGCCTGCCGGAACTGGCCGGTCAGCTGCCCGCCGGGACGTGGTGGCTGGCGAGCAGCGCGGACGCCCCCGACGGCGGCACCCTGAACATCTACGCCCTGCAACCCGGCAGCGAGGCGGGCGGCCAGATCGACTACTACTGAGCCGAGTCCGGCACGTCCCCCCGGCCCCCCAGCCGGCAGCCCACGCTGCTCAGACGGCCCGCCTCCGGCCGGACCCCCACGCGTCATACTGCACGCCATGAGTTACGACCTTCTCGTCATGAAGTTCGGCGGCACCAACATGCAGGATTCGCGCGCCATCCGCCACAGCGCCTCCCTGGCCGCCCGCTCCATCCGCGCCGGGGTGAAGGTCGTCGTGGTCGTCTCGGCCATGGCGGGCGTCACGAACCAGCTGCTGAAACTCGCCGACGCCGCGCAGTCCGGCGACATCGCCGCCGCGAACGACGAGATCGCGCTGATGCGCACCCGGCACTTCACGGCCGCGCAGGAACTCGGCGCGGCTCCCGACAGCGGCACCGTGCGCGAGATCCGCGAGATGCACGAGACGCTGCGCCAGGCGGTGTACGGCGTGTACCTCCTGCGCGAACTGACTCCCCGCAGCCGCGACCTGATCGTCGCGTTCGGCGAGCGCCTCTCCGCACCCCTGATGAGCCTCGCGCTGGAGCAGGACGGCCTGCGCGCCCACCACCTCTCCGGCGGCGAGGCCGGCATCCTCACCGACAGTCACTTCGGGAACGCCAAGCCCATGCCGAACACCTACGAGCGGGTCAGGGACCGCCTGAGCGGCCTGCTGTCCGCCGGGGTCACGCCGGTCGTGGCGGGCTTCATGGGCGAAACCGAGAAGGGTGCCATCACCACCCTGGGGCGCGGCGGCACCGACTTCAGCGCCACCATCGTCGGCAAGGCGCTCGGCGCCGACGAGGTGTGGGCCTGGAAGGACGTGGACGGCGTCATGAGCGCCGACCCGAGGGTCGTGAAGGACGCGCGCAACATCGAGGTGCTCTCCTACGGCGAGGTGATGGAACTCGCGTACTTCGGCGCGAAGGTGCTGCACCCGCTGGCGGTCACACCCCTTCAGGAGAGCGGCATCCCCCTGCGCGTCAAGAGCGCCGCCGACCCGGACTTCCCGGGCACGCTGGTGCAGGCGCAGGCGCGTGACGAGGCCGGGCATCCGGTCAAGGCCGTCACCGCGATCCGCAACGTCAGCATCATCAACGTGAGCGGTGCGGGCGTGCTGGGCATTCCCGAGGTGATCGCCAGCGTGTTCGACGCGATCGCCCGCGAGAACGTCACGCTGCTGATGGTGTCGCAGTCGTCGAGCATGAGCAACGTGTCACTGGCCGTGCAGACCGTGGACGCCGAGCGCACCCTGGCCGCCCTGCGCGCCGGGGTCAGCCTGGAACTGAAGGTCGAGGAGCAGCCCGGCGTGGCGGTGCTCGCCATCGTGGGCAGCGGCATGCGCGGGCAGCGGGGCGTGTCCGCGCGGATGTTCACGGCGCTGGCCGAGCAGGACGTGAACGTGCTGATGATCTCGCAGGGCAGCAGCGAACTGAACGTGTCCGTCGCCGTGGAGGCCGACCACGTGGACGCCGCCACCCTCTCGGTGCACCGCGCCTTCGATCTGGGCGCGACCGCCACCGCCTGATCCACACAGGCTCACGACACTGTGCGGGGCACCGAGGATCTTCCCGGCGCCCCGCACACCTGGTGACGGGAAGGCGGCGTGCGGTGCAGGCGCGCTCCTCGCGCGGCCTAGCGGGTATCGCTCTCCCCGGCCGGACTCCGGCGCAGGTGCGGCCAGCGGCGCGCCATCAGGATGTACAGCCCCGCCACCCAGGTCACGCTGGCCGTGAAGCCTGCCAGCACGTCGGACGGGTAGTGCACGCCCAGGTAGTTGCGGCTGATGCCGATAGCCAGCGCCCACAGCACCCCGAACACCGCCACCGGCCACCCGGCCCGGGACCGCCAGAACACCAGGGTCAGCGCGAACCCGAACGCGGCGTTCGCCATGGCGTGCCCGCTGGGAAAACTGAATCCCGGCTCGGTCAGGACGGCCATCAGTTCGTCCGGGCGGGGCCGCTGGAACACCACCTTCGCCACGACGTTGAGCAGCGTGGCCCCGGCCACCCCCGTCACCAGGAACCAGCCGTGCGCCCGGCCGTTCGACTGGCCCAGCAGCCACGCGATCGCCAGCACCACGAAGGGCAGGATCGTCACGCCGCCCAGCAAGGCCAGCAGTTCCGCGAAGCGCGTCAATTCCGGGGTGCGGCGCTGCGCGTACCAGTTCAGCACCGCCTGATCCCACGCGAAGCCGCCCTCTCGGAACACCTCGTGGGTCAGGTGCGTGAACAGCACGAAGGGCGCCATGACGCCCAGCAGCAGCAGCAGCAGGGAACGCCAGTGCGTCCGGACGAACGGCAGGAATTCACGCCGGGAACGGGGAAACATCCTGTCATTACAGCCCGCCGCCCGGCCTGACCGCACGGGGGGCCGCTTACGCCTTGCTTAACGCTTCTGCGCCCTTTGGCGTAGCCCGCCCTGCGCCACCCGGTGCATGTGCGCGACCCCCTGTGCGGCGCACCATGTGAGGCAGAAGGAACGCGCCCAGCACGGGCTGCCAGTGGGGCGGCGGCGCGACCTCAGGAGCAGAGATGCAGCACGACCTCAACCAGCTTCACGCGCAGGATCTCCTGCAGGAAGCCCAGCACGCCCGCCTCGTCCGGCAGGCCCAGGCCGCCCAGCGGCAGCCCCGCAGGCCCGGCGCCCTGCGCGCCCTCCTGCACCGCCTGCGGCTCGCGTGATCCGCCGCCCGACACCCAGAGCGCCGCTCCCTTCCCCGTGAAGAGGAGCGGCGCTCTTGTTCAGGTGCTCAGGCGATGGGGGCCGCGCGCGCCTCGCGTTCGGTCAGGAAGGTCTTGACGCTCTGGGCGGCGCGCATGGTCATGCCGGGCACCGCCGCGATCTGCTCGACCGGGGCGCTCGCCAGATCCTCCAGGCTCGTGAAGTGCTCCAGCAGCGCGTCGCGCCGCTTCTGCCCGATGCCCGGCAGATCGTCGAACACGCTGCGCAGCATGGATTCCCCGCGCAGCTTGCGGTGGTACGTCACGGCGTAGTTGTGCACCTCGTCGCGCACGCCGATCAGCATCCGCAGCGCCGGGTGGGTGTGCGGCAGCAGCAGTTCACGGTCCACGCCGACCTCCGTGCCGGTCTCCAGCCACCACTGCGCGCCGTACCGCCCGGGGAGGATCAGGCGTTCCTCCCGCTTGGCGAGGCCCACGACCGGGATGTGCACGTTCGCCTCCTTCAGGGCGTCCAGCGCGGCGTTCACCTGCCCGCGCCCCCCGTCGATCAGCAGCAGGTCCGGGAGGGGCAGCTTGTCGCTGAGGCTGCCCGTGAAGCGCCGCGTGATCGTCTGCCGCATGCTCGTGTAGTCGTCCGGGTGATCCAGGCCGCGCACCTTGAAGCGCCGGTGCTCCCCGCGCCGTGAGCGGCCCCCCTCGAACACCACCATGCCGGACACGATGTTCGTGCCGAAGAGGTTGCTGTTGTCATAGCCCTCGATCCGCCAGGGTCGGTCCGGGAGGGCCAGCACCTCGCGCAGCGCGTCCAGGCCCGGGTGGTCGCCCCGGCGTTCCAGCAGCGCCATCTCGGAATCCAGGCCGTTCTGCGCGTTGCGCTGCGCCATGTCGATCAGATCGACCTTGTCGCCGCGTTTGGGGGTGCGCATCTCGACCTTGCGCCCGGCCTTCTCCGACAGGAAGTCACTCCAGGTGGGGGCGTCCTCGAAGTCGGCGGGCAGCAGGATCAGCGGCGGGACGTGGGTCGCCTGCGTGTAGTAGTCCTGCACGAACGCCTCGACGATCTCGCCCAGCGGGGCGTCCTCCGTGCCGGTCAGGAACCGCTTGTCGCGTCCCACGACGCGCCCGCCGCGCATGCGGAACAGCTGCACCATCGCGTATTCCCCGGCCTGCGCGGCGCCCAGGAAGTCCAGGTCGGTCTCCTCGCTGACGAAGGCGTGCTGCTCGGTCCCGAACAGTTTCTCGACGGCCTGCACGCGGTCGCGCACTCGGGCGGCCTGCTCGAAATCCTGTCCCTTCGCGGCAACCTTCATGTCCTCGCGCAGCCGGGCGATGACCGGTGCGGCGCGGCCCTCCAGCAGACTGGTCACGTCCTCCACAACCCGCGCGTACTCGTCGGGATCGGCGCGGTCCACGCAGGGGCCCAGGCAGCGGCCCATGTGGAAGTTCAGGCAGGGGCGCGGCTTGTGCTGCATGGGCAGCCCACTGTTCTTCCGCAGCGGGAACATCGTGTCGATCAGGTTCTTCACGCGTCGCACCGCCGACGAGTCCGGGTACGGCCCGTAGTAGCGCCCGCCGTCCTTGAGCACACGCCGCGTGACGACCAGCATGGGGAAGGCCTCGTTCGTCAGTTTCAGGAACGGGTAGTGCTTGTCGTCCTTCAGCGTGACGTTGTAGTGGGGCCGGTGCTGCTTGATGAGATTCGCTTCGAGCACCAGCGCCTCGACCTCGTTGCGGGCGGTGATGAACTCCAGCGTGTCGGCCAGCGCGGTGAACTTCCCGCTCTTGCCGCCCGCCTTGAAGTGCTGGTTGACGCGCGAACGGAGGTTGTTGGCCTTGCCGATGTAGATGGGTGTCCCGCCCTTGCGGAAGATGTACACGCCGGGCGTGGTGGGCAGCACGGGCAGGTCGTCGGGATGCACGCCACGCAGCATAGTGGAGCGGCAGAACGGTTTCCGTGACGGTGGGTGCGAAGCATAAATCTGATCAGAGAGAACAGATGATTCACGAGTTAGCAGTATCGTGAAAATATTCACTAACAGATGGGTATTCTGGACAAATGGTGGATTGACATGCCGGACAGGAACAGAAGCCAGAAGCCTTTCAGCCTCACCACGTCCAGAACTCAACCGGCACCTCCGCCAGGAGCTGATTCCCGGTGAAGGCCACAGCACTCAGCCACGATTCGTCGCTGAACCTCGTACGATCAGGAAATTTCAGCACGGCCCGGTCGTGACCGGGTGGCAGATGCCCGACCGGAAGCGTCCCACTGTACCGGGTCGCACCATGAGCGGCAACGTGCTGGTTCCCGGTTCCTTCATAGCAGCCGTATTCCCTGGGAATGTCTGGCATCTCTCTCTGGTTACGGAGGCGCGTGAACCGGGCAGTTCGGTTGCCGAACGCGCAGCCGTCCACGCCGACCAGTGCACTGCGGTCCCCTGGAGTGGTGATGAGGACGGTGACGTCGGCGTGAAGACCGAGCACGAGCCTGGGAGTGCTGACCTCCACGCAGACCCGGTCACAGACGCGACTCCGTGTGGGAACGAGGAGGGCCACTGCGGCGGCCAGGGCAACAGTCACGCCGACTAGGAGAGGAAGCGTCAGCCGTCTCATGGGGACATCGTATGCGGCACGACTCTCGACATGCCCGGCTCCTCGCAGGCCCGGCACCGTCGGTCGGCCTTCCATAAGGTTCCTGACAGGTTGGGGGTGCCGCTGAGCGTCTATCCTGCGTGGCGTGTCCACCGAGTCCTTCACGCATGACGGCGCGCACCTGGGCGTGCGGCGCACCGGGACGGGGCCGCCGGTCGTACTCGTCCATGGCCTGAGCGGCTCGACCCGCTGGTGGCGGTTCAACGTGCCCGCGCTGAAGCAGGCGCACGCGGTGTACAGCCTGGACCTCAGCGGGTACGGCCGTTCCTGGGGGCGGCCCTCGCGCAGCGTGCGGGACGCGGCCGACCTGATCTGCGCGTGGCTGGACGCGCAGGACCTGCGCGACGTGACACTGGTCGGGCACTCCATGGGCGGGCAGATCAGTCTGCATGTCGCGGCGCAGCGGCCCGACCGGGTGCGGAACCTCGTGCTCGTGTGTGCCAGCGGCCTGCTGCGGGCGAACGCCGCGCGGACGGCGCTGCACCTGCCGCGCGCCGCGTGGATGGGCGAGCGCCGCTTCATCGGCCGGATCGTGTTCGACGGGCTGCGGGCCGGACCGCTGAACCTGTGGCGCAATGCCACGGACCTCCTGCGCGACAGCGTGCAGGACGTCCTGCCGTTCGTGTACGCCCGGACGCTGATCATCTGGGGTGAGCGCGACATCCTGGTGCCGCTCGCGCTGGGGCAGCTGCTGCACGAGGCGCTGCCCGGGTCCCGCTTCGAGGTGATTCCCCGCGCCGGGCACGTGGCGATGGTGGACCGCCCGGCCGTCTTCAACGCGCTCCTGCTGGACTTCCTGAACGGGGGAGAGGACGGACCCTCCTCTTGAGCGGACAGCCGACGTACCTGACGGTGAATGGTCTGCGCACCCACGCCTGGAAGCGGGGTCGGGGTGCGCCGCTCGTGATCGTGCCGGGTCTGGGCTGCGCCTCGTGGATGTACGCGCGGCTCGCGCGTGAACTGGCGCGCGAACGCACGGTCTTCGTGTACGACCCCCCGGGGCACGGCGACAGCCAGGGCCGCCCGGATTTTCCGGTGTGCATCAAGCACCTGACCGATCACCTGGCCGCGTGGCTGCGTGCCGCCGGTCTGGAAGGCACGCCGGTGTTCGGGCACTCGCTGGGCGGCGAGGTGATGTTCGACCTCGCGGCGCGCTACCCCGACTGCGCGCCGGCCCTGATCGCGTGCGCGCCGACCGGCATTCCCGAGAACCCCAGCGTGCGGCTTCAACTCGCGCGGCTGCTGCGGGATCTGCCGCGCGAGCGGCTGGGGCTGCTGTGGCCCGGTCTGCGGGCCTACGCCCGCTGTGGGGGGCGGCGCATGCTCCTGCTGGCCCGCGACCAGGAGGCCCATATGACCGGTCCCCTGCTGCCGCGCGTGCGGGTGCCCACCCTGCTCATCGACGGTCAGAGTGATCCGGTTATCCAGACGTGGACGGTCGAGCGGATCTGTGCGGACATCCCGGAGGCCGTGGCGCGGCAGATTCCCGGTGCGCCGCACGGCCTGACGGACACGCATCCGCGCGCGGTGGCGCAACTGACGCTGGAGTTTCTGAGACGCGTCGGTCACTGATCTGGAGGGTGGCACATAACCAGCTTTGAAGAGGGCTGGCTTGATCGCCCCTCTGGCAAAGAGAACTCAAATTTCACGATCCAGATTAATCGTGAATACTTTCACTAGGAATGATCTGAAGAAGGGGAGGTCACCCTCCCCAGCCAGTTCAGTCTGCTGAAACGGCCACGCTCAGCCCCACGTCGGCCAGCTGCCCGGGCTCGACGGGGGAGGGCGCCAGCGCCATCAGGTCCACGCCGCGGTTGTTCTTCGGGAAGGCGATGACCTCGCGGATGCTGCTCGCGCCGCTCATGACCATGATCAGGCGGTCGAAACCCCAGGCGATGCCGCCGTGGGGGGGCGTGCCGTACTCGAGGGCGTCCATGAAGAACCCGAACTTGTCGCGGGCCTGTTCGGCGCTGAAGCCGATGGCCTGGAACATCTTGGCCTGCACGGCGGGGTCGTGGATGCGGATGCTGCCGCCGCCGACCTCAAAGCCGTTCAGGACGAGGTCGTACGCCTGCGCGCGGATTTCGCCCTGGCGGTCTGTGCCGAAGAGGTCCAGGTCGTCGGGGTGGGGGGCGGTGAAGGGGTGGTGCATGTACGTCCAGGTGCCGCTCTCGTCGTCGAATTCCAGCTGGGGGAACTCGGTGACCCAGGAGACATGGAACTGCGGGCCAGTGGCGGCGAGGTCGAACAGGTCCCGCAGGGCGAGGCGGACCGCGCCCAGCGCGCCGACGGCTTTCTTCCACTCACCCGCGGTGAACAGGAGGGTGCCGCCCTGCGCGACGCCGGTGCGGGCGATCAGTTCGGCGGCCTGCGCGGTGACGAACTTGCTGATCCCGCCGGTGAAGCCGTCGCCGTCACGTTTGAGCCACGCGAGGCCGCCCGCGCCGTTCTGCTTGGCGATCCGTTCGAGTTCGTCGATCTGCTTGCGGGTCAGTTCGGGCGCCGCGATCACCTTGACGGCCTGCGCAGCGGCGAAGGCCTTGAACTCGCCGCCCTGGAACAGGTCGGTGACGTCCGTGAACTTCAGGTCGAAGCGCAGGTCGGGCTTGTCGGACCCGTAGAGGTTCATGGCGTCCATGTACGCCATGCGCGGGAAGGGAAGGGGCAGTTCGACGCCCATCGTCTCGCGGAACACGTGGGCCATCAGGCCCTCCTGGGTGCTCAGCACGTCGTCGAGCTCCACGAAGCTCATCTCCATGTCGAGCTGCGTGAAGTCCGGCTGGCGGTCGGCGCGCAGGTCCTCGTCGCGGAAGCAGCGGGCCAGCTGGTAGTAGCGGTCGTACCCGGCGATCATCAGCATCTGCTTGAACAGCTGCGGGCTCTGCGGCAGCGCGTAGAACTCACCGGGGTTCTGGCGGCTGGGCACCAGGAAGTCACGGGCGCCCTCGGGCGTGGATTTCGTGAGCATGGGCGTCTCGACCTGCACGAAGCCCTCGCGGTCGAGGTACTCGGTGACGGCGGCGACGGCCTTGCTGCGCAGGACGAGGTTGCGTTGCATCTCCGGGCGGCGCAGGTCGAGGTACCGGAACTTCAGGCGGATGTCCTCGGCGACGCTGTCGCCCTTCTCCAGTTCGAAAGGCGTGGTCTTCGCAGTGTTCAGCACCTTCACGCGCGTGGCGATCACCTCGAAGTCCGCGAGGCCCCCCTTACGCTGGCTTTCGGGGCGGGCCTGGTAGGTGCCCTCGATTTCTGCGACGTACTCGGCGCGCAGGCGGTCCGCGTCCGCGAACGCGGCGGAGTCCGGTTCGACCTGCACCTGCACCAGACCGCTGCGGTCCCGCAGTTCCAGGAAGATCAGGCCGCCCAGGTCGCGGCGGCGGTTCACCCAGCCCTGTAAGGTGATGGTCTGCCCGGCGTGCGCGGGCGTGAGGTGGCCGATCATGGCGGTGCGTTTCATGCGTGCTCCTGAAGGAAGGTGGCGAGGTCGGCGGCGGCGAGGCTGCGCTGCTCACCGGTCCTGATGTTCTTGAGGCTGAGGGTGCCCTGCGTGACCTCGTCGGTCCCGAGGAGGGCCACCCAGTGCGCGCCGCGCCGCTCGGCGTCGCGGAAGGCGGCGGCGGGTTTCATCGCGCGGTACGCGAACTCCGCGCGGGCGTGCGCGCGGGCGCTCATGGCGGTGCGCGCGGCGTGCGGGACGTTCACCTCGTCCAGCGCGGCGACGTACAGCAGCGGGCCGGCGATCTCCGGGAGGGCCATGCCTTCGGCTTTCAGCGCCAGCAGGAGCCGCTCCACGCCGAACGCCCAGCCGATGCCGGGAATGGTCTCCTTGCTGCCGAGTTCCTGCGCCAGCCCGTCGTAGCGGCCCCCGCCGCCCAGCGCGGACTTCGCGCCGACGCCCTCGTGGTGCAGTTCCCAGGCGGTGCGGCGGTAGTAGTCCAGGCCCCGCACGATGCTGGGGTCGATGTCGAACTCCACGCCCCACTCGGTCAGGTAGCCCTGCACGGCGCGGAAGTGCGCGCCCGCCTCCTCGCCCAAGAAATCCAGCATGGGTTTGACGCCCAGCTCCGCGAGCAGCTCCTGATCCGAGGCGCTCTTGCTGTCCAGGATGCGCATGGGGTTGCGGGTCAGGCGGTCCTTCGAGTCGTCCGACAGGCGCTCCAGCTGCGGCGTGAACAGCTCGCGCAGGTACGTGTTGTAGCGCTCGCGGTCCTCCGGGTCGCCGATGCTGCCCAGCTTCACGCGCACGCCCGTGAGTCCCAGTTCGCGGACCACGCCCACCATCAGCGCGATGGCCTCGGCGTCCACCAGCGCCTCCGTGCTGCCCAGCACCTCGTAATCCACCTGATGGAATTGTCGCAGGCGACCCGCTTGGACGTTCTCTGCGCGGAACATTGGACCATGCGTCCATAGCTTCAATGGGGAGGGAAGTTGCTTCAACCCATTAAAAAGATAGGCGCGAACGATAGCGGCAGTCCCCTCAGGGCGGAGGATATAACCCCCATGATCGCCGAAGTAGGAAACCGTGAACATCTCTTTGCGGACAATATCGGTGCTACCGCCTACTCCCCGCTTCACGATGTCAGCCTCTTCAAATATCGGAGTATCAATGCGCTGCGCGCCTGCACGTTCAAGAACGCGCCGTGCGACCTCTACCAACCAACCGTGCGCCTGCGCCGAAACGTCGAGCGTGAGCTTAGGGCTCTGTGGGGGCAACAGATCTTTCGTGCCCTTAGGGGGTTTGATCACCATAACCCGAGCAGCATAGCGCCTGCACGGCAAAACCCCCCTGTGCCGGACAACTGGCACGCCCCGCCCTGGCCCCAGAACAGGGGAGAGGGCGGCCCCCGGACTCCCGGACGCCGCCCCCCTCCTTCACGCTCTGGTTACTGCTTGACGCTGAACGGCAACC encodes:
- the uvrC gene encoding excinuclease ABC subunit UvrC, whose amino-acid sequence is MHPDDLPVLPTTPGVYIFRKGGTPIYIGKANNLRSRVNQHFKAGGKSGKFTALADTLEFITARNEVEALVLEANLIKQHRPHYNVTLKDDKHYPFLKLTNEAFPMLVVTRRVLKDGGRYYGPYPDSSAVRRVKNLIDTMFPLRKNSGLPMQHKPRPCLNFHMGRCLGPCVDRADPDEYARVVEDVTSLLEGRAAPVIARLREDMKVAAKGQDFEQAARVRDRVQAVEKLFGTEQHAFVSEETDLDFLGAAQAGEYAMVQLFRMRGGRVVGRDKRFLTGTEDAPLGEIVEAFVQDYYTQATHVPPLILLPADFEDAPTWSDFLSEKAGRKVEMRTPKRGDKVDLIDMAQRNAQNGLDSEMALLERRGDHPGLDALREVLALPDRPWRIEGYDNSNLFGTNIVSGMVVFEGGRSRRGEHRRFKVRGLDHPDDYTSMRQTITRRFTGSLSDKLPLPDLLLIDGGRGQVNAALDALKEANVHIPVVGLAKREERLILPGRYGAQWWLETGTEVGVDRELLLPHTHPALRMLIGVRDEVHNYAVTYHRKLRGESMLRSVFDDLPGIGQKRRDALLEHFTSLEDLASAPVEQIAAVPGMTMRAAQSVKTFLTEREARAAPIA
- a CDS encoding alpha/beta fold hydrolase, with the translated sequence MSTESFTHDGAHLGVRRTGTGPPVVLVHGLSGSTRWWRFNVPALKQAHAVYSLDLSGYGRSWGRPSRSVRDAADLICAWLDAQDLRDVTLVGHSMGGQISLHVAAQRPDRVRNLVLVCASGLLRANAARTALHLPRAAWMGERRFIGRIVFDGLRAGPLNLWRNATDLLRDSVQDVLPFVYARTLIIWGERDILVPLALGQLLHEALPGSRFEVIPRAGHVAMVDRPAVFNALLLDFLNGGEDGPSS
- a CDS encoding aspartate kinase, translating into MSYDLLVMKFGGTNMQDSRAIRHSASLAARSIRAGVKVVVVVSAMAGVTNQLLKLADAAQSGDIAAANDEIALMRTRHFTAAQELGAAPDSGTVREIREMHETLRQAVYGVYLLRELTPRSRDLIVAFGERLSAPLMSLALEQDGLRAHHLSGGEAGILTDSHFGNAKPMPNTYERVRDRLSGLLSAGVTPVVAGFMGETEKGAITTLGRGGTDFSATIVGKALGADEVWAWKDVDGVMSADPRVVKDARNIEVLSYGEVMELAYFGAKVLHPLAVTPLQESGIPLRVKSAADPDFPGTLVQAQARDEAGHPVKAVTAIRNVSIINVSGAGVLGIPEVIASVFDAIARENVTLLMVSQSSSMSNVSLAVQTVDAERTLAALRAGVSLELKVEEQPGVAVLAIVGSGMRGQRGVSARMFTALAEQDVNVLMISQGSSELNVSVAVEADHVDAATLSVHRAFDLGATATA
- a CDS encoding phosphoglycerate kinase → MQNLSQLDVQGKRVLVRVDYNVPVKDGVVQDDTRVTASLPTISALLDAGARNVILMSHFGRPKNGPEEKYSLKPVAPVLEKVLGRPVTFIAGTADSDETLAAVKALPEGAVALLENVRFSAGEEKNEEGLNGRLARLGDAFVLDAFGSAHRAHSSVSGVAAQLPHAAGTLLQTEVDALGKLLDGAERPYVVIIGGAKVSDKIKVIENLLPRVDRLLIGGGMAYTFIKSQGGKIGESIHEDDQLDLAARLLREYGDKIMLPVDVIAADAFSADANTQVVASNAIPDGWQGLDAGPETVRLYSEALKGAKTVFWNGPLGVFEFEKFAGGTNAVAAAVGSLKNQAYTVVGGGDSVSAINKSGKADQIDHISTGGGASLELLEGKALPGVEAMK
- a CDS encoding phosphatase PAP2 family protein, yielding MFPRSRREFLPFVRTHWRSLLLLLLGVMAPFVLFTHLTHEVFREGGFAWDQAVLNWYAQRRTPELTRFAELLALLGGVTILPFVVLAIAWLLGQSNGRAHGWFLVTGVAGATLLNVVAKVVFQRPRPDELMAVLTEPGFSFPSGHAMANAAFGFALTLVFWRSRAGWPVAVFGVLWALAIGISRNYLGVHYPSDVLAGFTASVTWVAGLYILMARRWPHLRRSPAGESDTR
- a CDS encoding YceI family protein gives rise to the protein MQRALIWAAAVTSTLGGPAPAASYRAADGTASFTHTVRFIPVRGSIAGVTASVELDPANLAATTGSVTVPVVNLKTGIGLRDTHAKGAEALNTAKFPNATFKLEKLTGGKLVEGQTLSTTASGTLTVKGTSKSVSVPVKATLQGGKVNVSTQFKFNPFDFDVRYPGSSDSVTVDVAFVLNAG
- the gap gene encoding type I glyceraldehyde-3-phosphate dehydrogenase, with translation MKVGINGFGRIGRLVFRVLEARGVEVVAINDLTDNKTLATLLKYDSTAGKFDGTVEYDDTSLTVNGKKIHALAERDPANIKWGEMGVDIVIESTGIFTSRDGAGKHIQGGAKKVIITAPAKGEDISVVLGVNEQDYDPAQHNIISNASCTTNSLGAPMKLIDEAFGIEKAIMTTVHSYTNDQRVLDLPHSDLRRARAAAVNIIPTSTGAAKAVSQVYPALKGKFDGTSLRVPTPTGSISDVVVILKRDVTAQEVNDVFRKAAEGSHKGIIAYTEDPIVLSDIVGDPHSAIIDGGLTMAMGSLVKFFSWYDNEWGYSNRIADLVQLVQQKG